The nucleotide sequence TTGGTTTCTTACTTTTTAGATAAAGCAGTAGATGCAGGATATTCAGAATATCAATTGCCATTAATGGTGAACGAAGCTTCTGGTTACGGTACCGGGCAACTGCCAGATAAAGAAGGGCAAATGTATCACATCACTGAAGACGATCTTTATATGATTCCTACTGCAGAGGTGCCAATTACAAATATGTATCGTGGTAATCTTTTAACAGATAAAGATTTTCCAATCGCCTGTACAGGTTATACGCCTTGTTTTAGAAGAGAAGCGGGATCTTATGGTGCGCATGTTCGTGGTTTAAATCGTTTACACCAATTTGATAAAGTAGAATTGGTAAGAATCGAAAAGCCCGAAAATTCTTATGATGCTTTAGACGGTATGGTAAATCACATCAAAGACCTGCTTAAAGATCTAAAATTGCCCTATCGAATTTTAAGACTTTGTGGTGGCGATTTAGGTTTTACTTCAGCATTAACTTATGATTTCGAAGTATTTTCTACCGCGCAGGATCGTTGGTTAGAAATTAGTTCTGTTTCAAACTTCGAGACCTTTCAGGCGAATCGTTTAAAACTGCGATACAAAAACAAAGAAGGTAAAAAAGAACTGGTGCATACGCTTAATGGAAGTGCTTTGGCCTTACCAAGAGTTTTAGCCGGGATCTTAGAGAATTACCAGACAGAAAACGGAATTAAAATTCCGGAAGTACTTGTTCCTTACACCGGTTTCGATATGATCGATTAAGAATTTATTTATTCTATAAAGAAGCGCATTTTGTTATATTTACAAGATGCGCTTTTTCATTTTAATTATATCGGTTATTCTTTTTTCTGCGGAAGTAAATGGGCAGTCACTACAGCTGGCTCAAAACTTCTTTGATAAAGGCGAATACGAGAAAGCACTTTCTTACTATAAAAAAACGCTAGAACTTGCCAATAATAATCCGCAGGCTTATTTTGGTGTAGTAAGTTCTTTACAACAGTTGGAGCGTTTTGGAGAAGCCGAAACGATGTTACGAGATCGATTGGAAGCTTCGCCACAAAACAGCGGTACTTTAATCGATATTGGTCATAATTTTGCCTTGCAAAGAGATGAATCAAAAGCCGAAGAATATTATCAAAAAGCGCTGGAAGCTTTGTCAGAAAATCCTCGCCAGGCCTTCGGGATTGGGATGAGTTTTGAAAAATATAATTTGTTGGATTTTGCTGCAAGAGCTTATCAAAAAGCAAATGAATTAATGCCCAATGCCGGCTTAGAATTGAAGCTTGCAAGAATTTACGGAGAGCAGGGAGAGCTTCAAAAGATGTTTGAAAATTATCTTGATCTGGTGATTAAAGATGAAAAATATTTTCCCTACGCTAATCGCGAATTCGGAAAGTTTATTACTGAAGATGCCACGGCAGAACCTAATATTTTACTAAGAACTACATTACTGAAGCGGTTGCAAGCCGACCCAAATCCTTTTTATAACGAGATGCTGAGTTGGTTGTACATTCAGCAAAAAGAATATAATAAAGCGCTTATTCAGGAGAAAGCGATTTATAAACGATCAGCGGTGCCAAATTTAAACCGAATTATGAATTTAGCATATACTGCAAAAAGAGCAGACGATCTTGAAGCTGCAAAAACCGTTACTAATTTTATTATTGAAGAAGCACCGCAGTCTTTAAAACTTCGAGCAAAACAGTTAAAATTGAGTTTAGAGGTAGAAACGGCAAGTGCTTCAGATTATGCTGAAATTGAAGCACACTTCCGTAGTGTTATTGAAGAATATCAGAATGCTGGTGCTACCATCCCGCTTCAAATTGATTTTGGTCGATTTTTAGCCTTCAAATTAGAAAAAGTTTCAGAAGCTGAAAATCTTTTAAAAAGTCTGCTAACCAATGCAATCAATGATTACGAGAAAGCTCGAATAAAAATGGCAATCGCAGATGTGTTGGTGCTTCAGCAAAAATTTAACGAAGCGCTAATAACCTATACGCAAGTGCAAAAAATGGTAAAAAATGACCAGCTTGCCCAGGATGCGCAATTTAAAGTGGCGAAAACAAGCTATTATAAAGGCGATTTTGAATGGGCACAAACACAGTTGGATGTTTTAAAAAAGTCGACTTCGCAGTTAATTGCTAACGATGCGATGGAATTAAGTTTGCTTATAAAAGATAATAGTTTAGAAGATTCTACTCAGGTAGCTTTAAAGAAATATGCGTATGCAGATTTACTTTCTTACCAAGGGAAAAATGAGCATGCAATAACTAAATTAAATGAACTTTTAGAAGCGCATAAAGGAGAGAAGATTGAAGATGAAGTGCTTTTTAAGCAAGCTCAGCTTTACGAGCAGGAAAGTATGTATCTTTTGGCTGAAGAAAATTATCTTTCAATATTGGCCAATTACGGTCAGGATTTATTAGCAGATAACGCAGCCTGGAATTTGGCTGAACTCTATGCTAATCACTTAAATTTACCAGAAAAAGCGCAGCAATATTACGAGCAGCTATTGTTTAATTTTGAGGATAGTATTTATTTTATAGAAGCCCGAAAAAAATATCGATCACTAAGAGGGGATACCATCGAATGAAGCAATTATTAGCCAAATCGTACAAGTTATTTTGGATTTTCATTCCTCTGGTTTTTATGTACGGGATGTTTAATAAAGACCATTTATGTGTGCTTAATATCCATGATACTTATTATGCGATACATGATGTGGATTTTGCGGGATTAATCGTAATATTTTACGCGTTATTTGGGGTTTGCTACTGGTTAATAGATTTCTTTAATAAAAAGCTTATTAATTGGATGACGGCGTATCATGTCTTTATAAGCATATTTGGACTTTTATTCTTACTGATTTTCTACGGAATTATAAATGATTTGGAATTCGATTATGCTTTAAAGGAAACTTTAATGATGCTTACATTTATCGCGGGAGCTATTACTATTACCGCTCAGCTACTATTTCCTTTAAATTTAATTCTTTCCTATTTTCGCGAAAAAAAGTAGTTATTTCCTTGAAGAGTAATTTAGTGTGTAATTAGTTTACCGATTCCTCTAATCAATTCTTGCTGCAAGGCTTTTGATTCGTATTTTTGCAAATTCAGAATAAAATTATAGCATATGGTTATTTATAATGTGACTACAAATGTTCAGGAAGATGTACATCAAGAATGGTTAAAATGGATGAAATCTGAATTTATTCCCGCCATGTTGAAAACTGGGAAATTCAAAAAAGCATTAATGACGAAAGTGCTTGCCAAAGAGCCTATGGGAGGGATTACCTATTCTGTACAATACACAGCAGAAAGTATGGCGTATCTTAAAACATTTTATATGGAAGATCACGCAAAAATGGTTGCCAAAACAGAACCTTTTAAAGGGAAATTTGTAGAGTTTTCAACCGAACTTCAGGTAGAAGACGAGCAATAATTTGCTGCTAAAACAAACAATATGAGCAAAAAGAAATTTAAAAAGAACTTTAAACCAGCAGCCAGACAGGAGGATCTAAGCGGGCAGGTACGAGCTAAAAAGCATTTGGGACAGCATTTTCTTAATGATGAAAGTATTGCTGAAAAAATTGCGGATACCTTGGCGCTTTCCGGCTATAAATATGTTTTGGAGATTGGCCCTGGGATGGGAGTCTTAACTAAATTTCTATTGAAGAAAGACACCGAAGTTCATGTTGTAGAAATTGATTCAGAAAGTGTAGAATATCTAAATGCAAATTATTTAAAACTAGGTGGCAGAATCCACGAACAGGATTTTTTAAAATATGATTTCACTCAAATTTTTGGAGAGCAGCCTTTCGCTATTACAGGGAATTTTCCGTACAATATTTCTACGCAAATTGTATTTAAGGTTTTAGCGATGCGCGATCAGATTCCTGAGTTTTCAGGTATGTTTCAAAAAGAGGTAGCCAAACGAATTTGTGAGAAAGAAGGAAGTAAAGCTTATGGTATTCTTTCAGTATTAACTCAGGCTTTTTACGAGGCTGAATATTTATTTACCGTGCCTCCAACAGTTTTTAATCCACCGCCTAAAGTAGATAGCGGCGTATTGCGACTAACGCGTAAAGAAAATTACGATTTACCCTGTAACGAAGCCCTGTTTTTCCGAGTGGTGAAAATGGCATTCCAGCAGCGACGTAAAACCTTAAGAAATAGTTTAAAAAGTCTTAATTTACCTGATAGTTTACGAGAAGAGACTATCTTTGGTAAACGGCCTGAGCAGCTTAGTACACAAGATTTTATTTCCCTTACTTTAAATATCGAGCCCTATGCACTTTCAAATTAGCGACCAGCTGATTCAAAAAATTCAATACCTCATCGAAACAAAAGACGATGAAGAATTGTTATTGCATTTAGAGGATATTCACCATGCCGATATTGCTGAAATTATTACTGAACTTAGCCTGGATGAGGCGACTTACTTAGTAAAACTTTTAGATAGCGAAAAAACTTCTGAAGCTTTAATGGAGCTTGAAGAAGGGGTAAGAGAGCGTATTCTTGATAAACTTTCTGCCAGAGAAATCGCAGACGAGTTGGTAGAAATGGATACCGATGATGCTGCAGATATCATGAACGAGCTTTCACCAGAGCTACAAAAGCAGGTGATTTCTGAAATTCAGGACGAGCAACATGCAGAAGATATTGTAGAGCTACTGCGCTACCCGGAAGATTCTGCTGGGGGATTAATGGCCAAAGAACTTGTTCGCGTTAAAGAAAACTGGAGCGTTACGGGTTGTATGACCGAGATGAGAGCGCAAGCTGAAAATGTAACTAGAGTGCATTCAATTTATGTGGTAGATCACAAAAATCATCTTAAAGGTCGGTTATCTCTTAAGGATTTACTTACTGCATCAAGCGATGCTAATATTCGGGATATTTACATACCTAATGTAGATTATGTAAATGTGCATACCGAAGGTGAAGAAGTTGCCAGAATAATGCAGAAATACGATTTAGAAGCTATTCCTGTTATAGATGAAATGCGAAGATTGGTAGGGAGAATTACTATCGATGATATCGTAGATTTTATCAAAGAAGAAGCCGAGCGTGACTATCAAATGGCTGCTGGTATTTCTGAAGGTGTAGAGGCAGATGACAATATTTTTAAACAAACAAGAGCGCGTCTCCCATGGTTGTTAATTGGGATGTTTGGTGGCTTAGGAGCTGCCGGAATTATTAGCGGCTTTCAGGATACCATGTCTGTTTTTCCTAAATTGTTATTATTTGTTCCTTTAATCCAGGCAACTGCCGGAAATGTTGGTGTACAGTCTAGTGCTATCGTAGTACAGGGATTAGCCAATGGTAGTTTAAAAGGAAATATCATTGCCAAACGTCTGGTTAAAGAAGTTTCATTGGCTTTAGTAAATGGCCTTTGTATTGCTTTAATTGTCTTTGGAATAAGTCATTTTGGTTTTGGAACAAGTTTCAGAGAGTCTATAAGTGTTGGTATCGCATTAATCGCAGTCATACTTCTTGCTGCTATGATCGGGACAATTATCCCGATAATTTTAGACAAAAATAAAATTGATCCTGCTGTAGCTACAGGACCATTTATTACAACCAGTAATGATGTTTTTGGTATTCTTACCTACTTTTTAATTGCAAAAGCCATCCTTGGTTTCTAAGAAATTGCCATATTTCTTCTTCATATTGCTCGCATTGCTTAAATTTGCAGGCTATTGTATTGGTTGAATATGACACTTCCCTATTTTCAACAATTTCATTTAGAAAGCAGATCTAGCTTTATCAAAACAGCTAAATCTGTCACAACTTTAGATACTATTTTTTTCAGAAAACTATTGAAAAATGTAAAATATCTGGTTTCTAGGTCTTTTGCTGAAATGCTGGTGCGATTCAAACAATAGCCAAAACAAAATATTAATAAAAAACGATTAAAATGATCATTTTACACGCTGATACCAATCATCCAAGTCTGATGAAGTTATTAGCAGATGCAGGGCATCACAATATTGAAGGATTTTCACAGAGTCGAGAAGAAACATTACAAAATCAGCATTTATATGATGGGATTGTAATAAGAAGTAGGTATTCTATCGATAAAGATTTTCTTGATGCGGCGCCTAATCTTAAGTTTATTGCAAGAGTAGGAGCTGGATTGGAAAATATAGATGTTGAATATGCTGAAGAGCGTGGCGTAAAATTATTCTCTGCTCCTGAAGGAAATCGAAATGCAGTTGGAGAACATTCGCTTGGAATGCTGCTTTCGCTTTTTAATAAGCTGAATAAAGCCGATAGAGAAGTAAGAGAAGGTCTTTGGAATCGTGAAGATAATCGTGGTATCGAATTAGACGGAAAAACTGTTGGTATCATTGGTTACGGTAACATGGGTAAAGCTTTTTCTAGAAAATTAAGAGGTTTTGATGTAGAAGTGCTTTGCTACGACATTAAAGAAGATGTAGAAGACAGTAATGCTACGCAGGTAGATTGGGAAGAATTCACTCAAAAATGTGATATCGTAAGTTTGCATACTCCTTGGACCGAGCAAACAAACAAAATGATAAATAAAGAATTTATCGAATCTTTTCAGAAACCATTTTGGTTTGTAAATACTGCCCGTGGTAAAAATGTGGAAACCGAAGATTTAGTAAACGGACTTAAATCAGGGAAAGTGCTAGGAGCAGGATTAGACGTTCTGGAATACGAAAAAGCATCTTTTGAAAGTCTATTTGCCAATAAGAAGAACGTAGCTATAAGCGCAGGAGAATCTTTACCGGAAGCTATGCGTGAGTTGATGTTCATGCCAAATACCATTCTGAGTCCGCACGTTGCAGGGTGGACGCAAGAATCTCATGAAAAATTAGCTACAGTAACAGCGAATAAAATTATTGATGCCTTTGGACAAGGAGAGCATCAGGAATAAGTTATTCTTTTTTTAAAAGTAACACTGCCTGAGATATACCTATATTTCAGGCAGTGTTATTTATAAGCATTTGTAAAACAGCTATTTTTTTATATTCTGATGCTAATGCTTAACAATTCAGAAACAAAGACTAAAAGAAACCTTTCTATTTTCGTGATGAACACCAA is from Zunongwangia endophytica and encodes:
- the serS gene encoding serine--tRNA ligase, with protein sequence MLQVNNIKEHKDAYIKALKKRNFDAESIFDEVLSLDETRRSTQTKLDDTLAESNKLSKQIGLMFKNGEHQKANLLKEKTGKLKEDSKKYSELLANSIAELEKLLYTVPNIPTESVPAGVSEDDNEEIFKEGDIPVLAEGSLPHWELAKKYDIIDFELGNKVTGAGFPIYKGKGARLQRALVSYFLDKAVDAGYSEYQLPLMVNEASGYGTGQLPDKEGQMYHITEDDLYMIPTAEVPITNMYRGNLLTDKDFPIACTGYTPCFRREAGSYGAHVRGLNRLHQFDKVELVRIEKPENSYDALDGMVNHIKDLLKDLKLPYRILRLCGGDLGFTSALTYDFEVFSTAQDRWLEISSVSNFETFQANRLKLRYKNKEGKKELVHTLNGSALALPRVLAGILENYQTENGIKIPEVLVPYTGFDMID
- a CDS encoding tetratricopeptide repeat protein — protein: MRFFILIISVILFSAEVNGQSLQLAQNFFDKGEYEKALSYYKKTLELANNNPQAYFGVVSSLQQLERFGEAETMLRDRLEASPQNSGTLIDIGHNFALQRDESKAEEYYQKALEALSENPRQAFGIGMSFEKYNLLDFAARAYQKANELMPNAGLELKLARIYGEQGELQKMFENYLDLVIKDEKYFPYANREFGKFITEDATAEPNILLRTTLLKRLQADPNPFYNEMLSWLYIQQKEYNKALIQEKAIYKRSAVPNLNRIMNLAYTAKRADDLEAAKTVTNFIIEEAPQSLKLRAKQLKLSLEVETASASDYAEIEAHFRSVIEEYQNAGATIPLQIDFGRFLAFKLEKVSEAENLLKSLLTNAINDYEKARIKMAIADVLVLQQKFNEALITYTQVQKMVKNDQLAQDAQFKVAKTSYYKGDFEWAQTQLDVLKKSTSQLIANDAMELSLLIKDNSLEDSTQVALKKYAYADLLSYQGKNEHAITKLNELLEAHKGEKIEDEVLFKQAQLYEQESMYLLAEENYLSILANYGQDLLADNAAWNLAELYANHLNLPEKAQQYYEQLLFNFEDSIYFIEARKKYRSLRGDTIE
- a CDS encoding DUF4286 family protein yields the protein MVIYNVTTNVQEDVHQEWLKWMKSEFIPAMLKTGKFKKALMTKVLAKEPMGGITYSVQYTAESMAYLKTFYMEDHAKMVAKTEPFKGKFVEFSTELQVEDEQ
- the rsmA gene encoding 16S rRNA (adenine(1518)-N(6)/adenine(1519)-N(6))-dimethyltransferase RsmA yields the protein MSKKKFKKNFKPAARQEDLSGQVRAKKHLGQHFLNDESIAEKIADTLALSGYKYVLEIGPGMGVLTKFLLKKDTEVHVVEIDSESVEYLNANYLKLGGRIHEQDFLKYDFTQIFGEQPFAITGNFPYNISTQIVFKVLAMRDQIPEFSGMFQKEVAKRICEKEGSKAYGILSVLTQAFYEAEYLFTVPPTVFNPPPKVDSGVLRLTRKENYDLPCNEALFFRVVKMAFQQRRKTLRNSLKSLNLPDSLREETIFGKRPEQLSTQDFISLTLNIEPYALSN
- the mgtE gene encoding magnesium transporter; its protein translation is MHFQISDQLIQKIQYLIETKDDEELLLHLEDIHHADIAEIITELSLDEATYLVKLLDSEKTSEALMELEEGVRERILDKLSAREIADELVEMDTDDAADIMNELSPELQKQVISEIQDEQHAEDIVELLRYPEDSAGGLMAKELVRVKENWSVTGCMTEMRAQAENVTRVHSIYVVDHKNHLKGRLSLKDLLTASSDANIRDIYIPNVDYVNVHTEGEEVARIMQKYDLEAIPVIDEMRRLVGRITIDDIVDFIKEEAERDYQMAAGISEGVEADDNIFKQTRARLPWLLIGMFGGLGAAGIISGFQDTMSVFPKLLLFVPLIQATAGNVGVQSSAIVVQGLANGSLKGNIIAKRLVKEVSLALVNGLCIALIVFGISHFGFGTSFRESISVGIALIAVILLAAMIGTIIPIILDKNKIDPAVATGPFITTSNDVFGILTYFLIAKAILGF
- a CDS encoding 2-hydroxyacid dehydrogenase, with translation MIILHADTNHPSLMKLLADAGHHNIEGFSQSREETLQNQHLYDGIVIRSRYSIDKDFLDAAPNLKFIARVGAGLENIDVEYAEERGVKLFSAPEGNRNAVGEHSLGMLLSLFNKLNKADREVREGLWNREDNRGIELDGKTVGIIGYGNMGKAFSRKLRGFDVEVLCYDIKEDVEDSNATQVDWEEFTQKCDIVSLHTPWTEQTNKMINKEFIESFQKPFWFVNTARGKNVETEDLVNGLKSGKVLGAGLDVLEYEKASFESLFANKKNVAISAGESLPEAMRELMFMPNTILSPHVAGWTQESHEKLATVTANKIIDAFGQGEHQE